A region of Streptomyces sp. NBC_01267 DNA encodes the following proteins:
- a CDS encoding Lrp/AsnC family transcriptional regulator, giving the protein MTDRRVASALQMDGRASWDQIGQVLGLSDRTVARRGQRLLESGTIRVVGVLDTQLIGRPAPVLLRLRGETGGVLESVRALSAIGETRTVIALLGSSDYFVEVIPSSQESLRELLYSGLPPQMRSSSSYPVLRYYTVAHAWNGGALSEREAAALRRPPLPSFGSRRIDVPLQRDELEIAALLAQDGRISTTRLAAELGVSQATASRKLSALLESGVSRVRADVDPSLFGLGTEALLWLQVSFRHLDKVGVALSRRPEVMTLATVSGDYQICAHVAVEDHHALQTFLTEVVGALEEVTEADVTIVLETFKRGGFTVHRHTLAGAPRAAR; this is encoded by the coding sequence GTGACTGACAGGCGGGTAGCGTCCGCCCTCCAGATGGACGGCAGGGCATCCTGGGACCAGATCGGCCAGGTGCTGGGACTCTCCGACCGCACGGTCGCGCGGCGGGGGCAGCGGCTCCTGGAAAGCGGGACGATCCGGGTCGTCGGCGTCCTGGACACCCAGCTGATCGGGCGCCCGGCACCCGTGCTCCTGCGGCTCCGCGGTGAGACGGGCGGCGTCCTGGAGAGCGTCCGCGCTCTGTCGGCGATCGGCGAGACCAGAACCGTGATAGCCCTGCTGGGCTCGTCCGACTACTTCGTCGAAGTCATCCCGAGCAGTCAGGAGTCGCTGCGGGAGCTGCTGTACAGCGGATTGCCGCCGCAGATGCGCAGTTCCTCCTCGTATCCCGTGCTGAGGTACTACACGGTGGCGCACGCGTGGAACGGCGGTGCCCTGTCCGAGCGGGAGGCGGCGGCGCTCCGCCGCCCCCCGCTCCCGTCGTTCGGCAGCCGTCGGATCGACGTACCGCTCCAGCGCGACGAACTGGAGATCGCCGCCCTGCTCGCACAGGACGGCAGGATCTCGACCACCAGGCTCGCCGCCGAACTCGGGGTCAGCCAGGCCACCGCCTCACGCAAGCTCTCCGCGCTTCTCGAATCCGGTGTTTCGCGGGTGCGGGCGGATGTCGACCCCTCCCTGTTCGGCCTCGGGACGGAAGCCCTGCTGTGGCTCCAGGTCTCCTTCCGCCACCTGGACAAGGTCGGTGTGGCCCTGTCGCGACGACCTGAGGTCATGACTCTGGCCACGGTCAGCGGGGACTACCAGATCTGCGCGCATGTGGCCGTGGAGGACCATCACGCCTTGCAGACGTTCCTCACCGAGGTCGTCGGCGCCCTGGAAGAGGTGACGGAGGCCGACGTGACGATCGTGCTGGAGACCTTCAAACGGGGTGGATTCACCGTGCACCGGCATACACTCGCGGGCGCGCCCCGAGCTGCGAGGTGA
- a CDS encoding LysE family translocator, translated as MTGAGAVGSYAVVALLGAMSPGPDFALVSRFAALRGRRVGLGASAGVAAGMAVNTLAAVFGVGAVVAASPALFKAVAVVGAIYLLYLGVRSLLAARESGIGPETETGTAPAATESSATAFRQGLITNVLNPKSVVFLVALLPQFLTDRSTWLDKTVLGVITVLAVLLWFSVVALAVGALQAVFRKPVARKVLNIATGLVLISLGVILFLVE; from the coding sequence ATGACCGGCGCAGGCGCAGTGGGGTCCTACGCGGTGGTCGCGCTGCTGGGCGCGATGTCGCCGGGACCGGATTTCGCTCTGGTGAGCCGCTTCGCAGCGCTGCGAGGGCGACGCGTGGGGCTCGGGGCCTCCGCAGGCGTGGCTGCGGGCATGGCCGTCAATACGCTGGCGGCGGTGTTCGGGGTCGGCGCGGTCGTGGCCGCGTCCCCCGCTCTCTTCAAGGCTGTGGCCGTGGTCGGGGCGATCTACCTGCTCTACCTCGGCGTACGCTCCCTGCTGGCCGCAAGAGAGAGCGGCATCGGACCGGAGACGGAAACAGGGACCGCGCCGGCGGCGACGGAATCCTCCGCCACGGCCTTTCGCCAGGGACTGATCACCAACGTCCTCAACCCGAAATCGGTCGTCTTCCTGGTCGCGCTGCTGCCGCAGTTCCTGACAGACCGGTCGACCTGGCTGGACAAGACGGTCCTGGGTGTCATCACGGTCCTGGCCGTCCTCCTGTGGTTCAGCGTCGTGGCCCTGGCGGTCGGCGCCCTCCAGGCGGTCTTCCGCAAGCCGGTCGCCCGCAAGGTGCTGAACATCGCCACCGGCCTGGTGCTGATCTCCCTGGGAGTGATCCTCTTCCTGGTGGAGTGA
- a CDS encoding HAD family hydrolase — protein sequence MTPNRTPNPIELVIFDCDGTLVDSERICVKVDAHITADLGCPFTEAEIIERFVGSSDEVYTAAVEERLGRRLEKGWQKKYSHLYRAAFDAELTAVDGVAEMLRGLTTPACVASNGDHPGIRRNLEITELAGHFEDRIFSASDVPRGKPAPDLFLHAARTLGVRPERCVVIEDSAYGVQAARAAGMRAFGYCGGLTAASRLEGPATVVFDDMRELPTLLAGSAH from the coding sequence ATGACTCCGAACAGGACTCCGAACCCCATTGAACTCGTGATCTTCGACTGTGACGGCACGCTGGTGGACAGCGAGCGCATATGCGTCAAGGTGGACGCGCACATCACGGCGGACCTGGGGTGCCCCTTCACCGAGGCCGAAATCATCGAGCGCTTCGTGGGCTCGTCCGACGAGGTCTACACCGCCGCCGTGGAGGAACGGCTCGGCCGGCGGCTGGAGAAGGGCTGGCAGAAGAAGTACAGCCACCTGTACCGGGCCGCCTTCGACGCCGAACTGACCGCTGTCGACGGCGTCGCGGAGATGCTGCGCGGGCTCACCACACCTGCCTGCGTGGCGTCGAACGGCGACCACCCCGGTATCCGCCGCAACCTGGAGATCACCGAGCTGGCCGGCCACTTCGAGGACCGCATCTTCAGCGCCTCCGACGTCCCCCGGGGCAAGCCCGCCCCCGACCTCTTCCTGCACGCGGCCCGCACCCTGGGCGTGCGGCCCGAGCGGTGCGTGGTGATCGAGGACAGCGCGTACGGAGTCCAGGCCGCCCGCGCCGCCGGGATGCGGGCCTTCGGCTACTGCGGCGGCCTCACCGCGGCCTCCCGCCTGGAAGGACCGGCCACCGTCGTCTTCGACGACATGCGCGAACTGCCCACGCTGCTGGCCGGGTCGGCGCACTGA